The sequence CCCGATCAAGCACAGCTACTCCATCAGGTCCTCGCAAATGCGTGCTCGCAGAAATTTGGGATTTCGGTGACGCCCGCGCGGGTGTTTGCGCTGCGCTACCGCTGCGAGGATCACGAGTACCTCGCCCAGGTGGGCATCCCGCATCCGCCGGGGCCAGAAGCGCACGAAGTGGTCGCCATCTTTCCCAGCCCTCAGGTCTACCTCATTTGCATGCGGGGCGAAGTGACCGCTTCCTACCGGTGGAGGGTCATCGCCCGGAATGCGATTTCCGATGCGGAGTACTTCAACGAGATCGATGACCAGATTCCCGAGCCCGAGTAAGGCCCGCCGTCACGGCCTGCTAGGTTGGTCCACATTCATCGCGAACGAGGGGAAGCAAAGCGTCTGTCTGCTAGCTCGAAGGCAGAGTCAATTCGCACGTGATCGACCGTAGCGGCGGAGGGTCGCTTTCTTGGCACCGCGTCTGCGAAAGCCCCTGCCATGATACCCTCCTTCATCCTGGTGATTTGGCTTTCAGGACTCATCGCTCTGGCCGGCATCGGCGGTGCCGCTTACCTCTTCCACGATTGGTATCAACGCTCGTGGGGATGGGATGCCGCCGCGGGAGTGTCCGTCTTCGCACCCTCGCTGGGTTGGGACGCTTTGACCGCCGTGCTCGCAGCGGCGGTGCTGCTCTTGCTCTTCACTTTCGCCGGCCGTCCCATTATCCTGAGCTTGCTCCGCATCGGTCGCACGGGGAGCAATGATATGGATTCCGACCCGCGTCCTTCGCCCGTGCCCGAGTCCGTTCATGGCATCGACCGCCCGGATGGCTCGCGTCTACATGTCGAGTGCTACGGAGAGCCGGCAGGCATTCCATTGATCGCGACGCACGGTTGGGGGCTCACCGCCGCGGAGTGGAACTATCTGAAGCGCGATGTGCCCCCGGGCTACCGGCTGATCGTCTGGGATCTCCCCGGCCTTGGCTCCTCCACCGCCCCTTCCGATCGCGATTTCAGCCTGCTGAAACTCGCAGGTCATCTGGGGGCTGTGGTGGAGTTTGCGGCCAAGCCTGCGGTCCTTGTGGGCCATAGCATCGGGGGAATGATCGTCCTCACCTACATGGCGCTCTTTCCCCACGCCTCGGGTTCCAGCGTCCGGGCTCTCATGCTGGTCCACACGACGCCCACCGACCCGGTCAAGACCACCTCCGGCAGCGCGATCCTGCTGCCCTTGGAGGTGCCGCTGCTGAAACCCCTGATGTATCTCACCATCGCCCTCTCCCCGCTGATCCGCCTGATGAACTGGCTGTCGTACGCCAATGGCACCACCCATCTCATCAACAAGTTCAGCTCCTTCGCCGGCGAAGAAACTTGGCAGCAAGTGGACTTCGCCGCCCGCTTCAGCCCCCGCGCATCTCCCGCCGTGCTCGCCCGCGGAATGCTCGCGATGATGCGCTACGATGCGTTCGCGGCGCTGCCCCTCATCAAGGTCCCCACGCTGGTCGTCGCCGGGGATCGCGACTCCACCACCAAGCCCTCTGCCAGCCGCACGCTCCACGAGGGCATTGCGGGTGCTCGCCTGATCGAATTGTCGCCCGCCAAACACCTCGGCCTCATCGAGCACCACGTCATCTTCAGGCAAGCACTCGCAAGCATTTGCCAGCTTCCGAGGAAAGCTCCTTTGCCCGCTCTGAGATAGAGACTCACGGAGCTGCCGACGCTAGAGCGGATCTGCCCACGGAGATGGCCGCGGCACTTGCCGGGTCGGTGCTAGACGTGCGAGTTCGATTGCTTTCGATCGAGCGACTGAGAATCACTGCTGCAATACGAGAGGCAAGGATGCCTCGACATCCGTTGGCAAGTGGGCCTTTGATTTTCCCGATGGCATCCTTCGAAAATCTCCTTATGCACGCCGCTTGCGTGCTAGAGGACGAGGTGCAATTTTGCCGCGTCATGAGCAGATCTGGCGCTCACTGTAGCCGGGGTGATCCCAAATAAGCCGCGGCTCCAGCAGAGGGCTGGGCACTCACCCATGTGGTGAGTGCCCCTCTCAAAACTCAGAACAGGTGTCTATAGCACGAGACAACGATCCTCAGTAGTCCGGCCGTCCGGCAGACGCATGACCTACCCTCCATGGCTGCGAGCGGAAGCGCCGTCACGATCACCACTTGAGCCCCAGGAGCTCTACAGGATGGCACGGGCGCTCTACCGTTCCATGCACCGCCGTCCAAAATTTTCAGTAGCGCTCGCGAAAAAGCTGGCGGATCTGGAGCCGTGCAAATCAGCCGAGAGAAACTGGCGACCATTGGCCTGACCGCTGGAGTCTCCGCCCTCCTCACGGTGTTTATCCGGAATTTTATTTCGGGAGAAAAGAAGATCAAACATCGGATAGCTCAGCGCTACGGAATCGCCGACCCGCAATTTGAACGGGCGATGAGCCAGTTGCTTGGGCCTCCCATCATCGGCGGCAATCAGGTGGTTCCTCTTCAAAACGGGAGGCAAATCTTCCCCGCAATGTTGGACGCGATCGACAAAGCAGAGCGAACGATCACCTTCGAGACATTCATCTACTGGTCAGGTGAGGTCGCCGATCGCTTCGCCGATCTTCTCGCCGCCAAGGCGAAAGCGGGGATCAAGGTTCATGTCTTGATTGATGCAGTCGGCTGCAACTGTGTAAACGGGCAGGCCATCCGCAAAATGGTGGATGCCGGAGTGGAATTGGAGCTCTATCACATGACCAGCTTCGCCCGGGTCAACCACCGGACTCACCGCAAGCTGCTGGTGGTAGATGGCAAGGTGGGTTTTACCGGCGGTGTCGGAATTGCGGACCATTGGGATGGCGACGCTACCGACCCGGACCACTTCCGCGACACCCAGTATCGCGTCGAGGGGCCCGTCGTCGCGCAGATGCAGGCGGCGTTCCTCGACAACTGGATGAAAACGCGTGCTGTCGTCCTTCACGGCGAATCCTATTTTCCCGCCCTCCAGGATGCGGGGAACCTGCATTGCCAGATGTTCAAAAGCTCCCCGATGGAGGGCAGCGAAAGCGCGCGGCTCATGTATCTCCTCTCGATCGCCGCGGCGGAGCGGAGCATCCAGATCGGCAATGCCTACTTCCTTCCTGACGACCTAACAACCCAGACGCTTCTCGAAAGCGTGGAACGAGGCGTGAAGGTCGATGTCTTGCTTCCTGGGCGGACGATCGACTCACCGACGGAACGCGTCGCATCCCGGCATCGGTTGCGTCGACTGCTGGAGGGTGGCGTGCGGGTCCACGAGTATCAGCCCACCATGTATCACTGCAAATGCATGATGATCGACGAGCACTGGACATCGGTCGGCTCAGCGAACTTCGACAACCGCTCTTTTCGCATCAATGACGAAGCGAATCTGAATGTGATCGATCCGGAGTTCACCGCTCAAGAGGTTGAGGTCTTCAAACGAGATCTCCAACAAGCGAGGGAGTTCACCATCCAAGATTGGCACCAGCGCTCAACCACCGAGAAAATCGCCGGCAGTGCTGCCGCGCTCCTTCGATCCCAGTTGTAGCCTGTCAGGGTCACGATCCGGTTCGGCGTTCGCTTGGTGCCATCTGACTCCTGTTGCCCGGTCAGAGAGTCAGGCCGCTTTCCCGATCGGCTTGCCTTGGTCTTTCTACTTGGTTCTTCCCGGAATCGGCACCCACCATGACCGCGATGATGAAGCGGTCGCGAATCCTCATGCTGTGTTGGCTCCTGCTTGCCATCATGGGGATTCCAGCAGCTTGGAAACTCGTCAGCGCTGGCGACGGCAAAAGCAAGGCTGCTGCGGACTCCCTCGCCGAGGCCGCCTCATCTCCTGCCGCTTCATCCGCCGCAAACGGCAGTCCGGACAAGAGCAGCCGCGCAGCCGTCGATTTCGCGGCCAAGGCGAAGTCCATGCTCGAACTCCGCCCCGGCGAACTCGGGATCCTGCCGATCCCCGCGGACTTTCTCGGCGATTTGCCAGACGGCCCGGCCCCTCTCCAAAGTGGGCCACAGCTCAGGGGCATGATTCACAAGGCGCAGGCCCAAAAATACCTCGAAAGAGCCCTACGCGAAGATACCCCCGTCCAGGTAAAGGTCGGAGCAGCAGGCGATGGCCTCGGCTGGAAAGACCAGAAGCTCGATCTCACCGCCCGGTTGAACAATCCCGACGTGGCCTTTCCGGAACTTTTCGTCGAAACCTCTGCGGAGGGCGTGAGCACGAAGATCTCCATGCAAGTTTCCTGCGGGACCTGCGCCGTGGTCAGTTATCCCTCGGGGGAATCGGTCTTGATCGTGGTCGGCGGGGGATTCCCCGTGGGAGGGCTGACCCGCGAGAAATGACACTGGAAAGCGCTCCCTGGACAGCAAGAGCTGCTCCACCCGCCCGCGGAGAGCGCGGACCACGATGCCTCGCTTTGTCAGACGCGGCCGGCCGGGGTGCCGGCAGCCTGGTGCGGCATCGCGGTGCTTTTGCCCCTCTTCGCGCTGCTGGTGGCGAGGGTGCGCCGGACGGGAAAGCTCCGGGCCGTTCCAAAATTTTCGCCGACTCGCGCAGCGGAGCCGGCATCGTCGAACAAATCTCGGCCACAATCCCGCCACCCCGACCACCTAGTTCTGCTAGAGCCTCACGGTTTTGTTCGACCTTCTGGCCAGTTCAGGGCACCCAATCGGAGGCACGAACGTCGAGGTCATTGCATTCTACAGCGGCCCGTTCAATCTCCGCCAACGACGCGAGCGCCGGCAGGTTCAAGGTCTACCATCCCCCTTATGAATTGGAAAAATTACCAAGCATACCAAGCCTTTGATGAGTTCTTAAACAGTGTTGTCGTCGAGCGTCGGAGCCATATCACCGTCGGCAAGGAGCCGCTCGATTTCGCCTCCGCCTTCGACGAAATCAAAGCGCGCTTCGTGGAAGCGTTCGATGCATCCAATTCGACTTTCGATGACAAGGCGCGGCGACAATTCCAAGGAGCGGCCGACAACACGAAAAGAGTCTTCGCCAATCTAGAATACCTCTGGTGCATGCCGGTGGGGAACGTCCGAGGCGATACGAAGCGCGAATATGCACTACGCTGGTTCAGCGATCACGAGATTGTGTCAGGAGAGAAATACTTCTTCAGTGACGAACACGGCATCGCGAATCCGGGAATGTGGCACCTCACGAACAAGTATTTCGAGATGCTTTCCATCTCCCGGATTCTCAAAACCTTGGTGGATGACGGTGCGGTCAAAACGATCGCGGATTCGAAGAGCAAGATCGAGGCTCTCGCCCACGAAGGGATCTACGGCACGCCGGACTCCGGGGCCGATTTCTACACGACCCTGAAATGCAGCAGCTATCACATGCTGCTGCATCTTGCGAATCCGGATCGCTTCGAAGCGATTGTTTCTGAAAACAACAAAGCGCGGATCGTTTCGGTTTTCTCCCATGTCATCGCGGATGAAGTCATCCCGGATCGGGAAAGGCAGATCCAACGGATCCGCGAGAAGCTCTATGACACCTACGGGGTTTCAGCGAGTTCAGACGAGAAGCGCCGCTGGTTTTTTTATCTGTTGGATGTCAAACCCCTGTGGGTTGGGAAAATCACAAAGAAGTCGCAGCGGGCAGCTTCTGTCATGGCCGAGGTGTGGGAGGAGGAGATGGCCGAAGAATTGGAAGGAGATAAGAAAGATTTCTCCGGATACCGGCTCTGCCGAAGCGGCAAGCTGGTTCACAAGGCGAAGGTGCGGGATCGTTTCTCCTGTGTCGCTTGCGGATTCCACCACGAAGGACAGGTCGTTCAGGTCCATCACCTAGATCCCTTGAGCGAACGACGCCATCCCAAGATGACCTCGCTGAGCGACCTGATCACGCTCTGCCCGAATTGCCACTACATCGCGCACCATCTTCTCAGGAAGGCCGCTCTCCAGAAGTCCGACCGGTTCAAAAAGAGAGAGGAATTGGTTCCCGAGCTGACTAGGGTCTGGAATCGACGGAATCAAAGTCTTATCAAAGCGGGAGGAACCCGCTAGATCATCACCAGATGCTCATCCGCCACATCAAGGTTTCCG is a genomic window of Luteolibacter arcticus containing:
- a CDS encoding phospholipase D-like domain-containing protein; its protein translation is MQISREKLATIGLTAGVSALLTVFIRNFISGEKKIKHRIAQRYGIADPQFERAMSQLLGPPIIGGNQVVPLQNGRQIFPAMLDAIDKAERTITFETFIYWSGEVADRFADLLAAKAKAGIKVHVLIDAVGCNCVNGQAIRKMVDAGVELELYHMTSFARVNHRTHRKLLVVDGKVGFTGGVGIADHWDGDATDPDHFRDTQYRVEGPVVAQMQAAFLDNWMKTRAVVLHGESYFPALQDAGNLHCQMFKSSPMEGSESARLMYLLSIAAAERSIQIGNAYFLPDDLTTQTLLESVERGVKVDVLLPGRTIDSPTERVASRHRLRRLLEGGVRVHEYQPTMYHCKCMMIDEHWTSVGSANFDNRSFRINDEANLNVIDPEFTAQEVEVFKRDLQQAREFTIQDWHQRSTTEKIAGSAAALLRSQL
- a CDS encoding HNH endonuclease signature motif containing protein; protein product: MLLPLFALLVARVRRTGKLRAVPKFSPTRAAEPASSNKSRPQSRHPDHLVLLEPHGFVRPSGQFRAPNRRHERRGHCILQRPVQSPPTTRAPAGSRSTIPLMNWKNYQAYQAFDEFLNSVVVERRSHITVGKEPLDFASAFDEIKARFVEAFDASNSTFDDKARRQFQGAADNTKRVFANLEYLWCMPVGNVRGDTKREYALRWFSDHEIVSGEKYFFSDEHGIANPGMWHLTNKYFEMLSISRILKTLVDDGAVKTIADSKSKIEALAHEGIYGTPDSGADFYTTLKCSSYHMLLHLANPDRFEAIVSENNKARIVSVFSHVIADEVIPDRERQIQRIREKLYDTYGVSASSDEKRRWFFYLLDVKPLWVGKITKKSQRAASVMAEVWEEEMAEELEGDKKDFSGYRLCRSGKLVHKAKVRDRFSCVACGFHHEGQVVQVHHLDPLSERRHPKMTSLSDLITLCPNCHYIAHHLLRKAALQKSDRFKKREELVPELTRVWNRRNQSLIKAGGTR
- a CDS encoding alpha/beta fold hydrolase — translated: MIPSFILVIWLSGLIALAGIGGAAYLFHDWYQRSWGWDAAAGVSVFAPSLGWDALTAVLAAAVLLLLFTFAGRPIILSLLRIGRTGSNDMDSDPRPSPVPESVHGIDRPDGSRLHVECYGEPAGIPLIATHGWGLTAAEWNYLKRDVPPGYRLIVWDLPGLGSSTAPSDRDFSLLKLAGHLGAVVEFAAKPAVLVGHSIGGMIVLTYMALFPHASGSSVRALMLVHTTPTDPVKTTSGSAILLPLEVPLLKPLMYLTIALSPLIRLMNWLSYANGTTHLINKFSSFAGEETWQQVDFAARFSPRASPAVLARGMLAMMRYDAFAALPLIKVPTLVVAGDRDSTTKPSASRTLHEGIAGARLIELSPAKHLGLIEHHVIFRQALASICQLPRKAPLPALR